In Clostridium swellfunianum, a genomic segment contains:
- a CDS encoding sigma-54 interaction domain-containing protein yields the protein MRICGTAKYTFEDIIGNSKKIESCKEKAVKASKTSSPILIYGETGTGKELFVQAIHNNSNRNKQPFIAQNCAAIPSSLLEAILFGTTKGSFTGADDRKGLFELADLGTLYLDELNSMPLELQGKILRTLQEKIIRRVGSVDSSQVNTRIITSFNEKPEIIVKEGKIRNDLYYRLNVVRIDLPPLRERKEDIPALVECFIDKFNKSFGVQIKGIEDKALEKLILYDWDGNIRELEHVIEGIFNLKHEGVIKLKDLSEAGFKKSIKQKSLKDKLKDAEKEYILEALCISVNNVTRAAELLKIPRQTLQSKMKRLKIK from the coding sequence ATGAGAATTTGTGGAACTGCGAAATATACCTTTGAAGATATAATTGGAAATAGCAAAAAGATAGAAAGCTGTAAGGAGAAGGCGGTTAAGGCATCTAAAACCTCTTCTCCTATTCTTATATATGGAGAAACAGGAACGGGCAAAGAATTATTTGTACAAGCAATACATAATAATTCTAATAGAAACAAGCAGCCTTTTATTGCTCAAAATTGTGCTGCGATCCCAAGTAGCCTTTTAGAGGCTATACTTTTTGGAACAACAAAAGGAAGTTTCACAGGTGCAGATGATAGAAAAGGCCTATTTGAGCTTGCAGACCTGGGAACACTCTATTTAGATGAGTTGAATTCAATGCCCCTTGAGCTTCAAGGTAAAATACTTAGAACCCTACAGGAAAAAATAATAAGAAGAGTTGGAAGCGTTGATTCGAGTCAGGTAAATACAAGAATTATAACTTCTTTCAATGAGAAGCCTGAAATAATTGTTAAGGAAGGAAAGATAAGAAACGATTTATACTATAGATTAAATGTAGTAAGAATAGACTTACCTCCTCTTAGAGAGCGAAAAGAAGACATCCCTGCTTTAGTAGAGTGTTTTATTGATAAATTTAATAAAAGCTTTGGAGTACAAATAAAAGGGATTGAAGATAAAGCCCTGGAAAAACTTATATTATATGATTGGGATGGAAATATAAGAGAGTTAGAACATGTAATAGAAGGAATTTTTAATTTAAAGCATGAAGGAGTTATAAAGCTAAAAGATTTATCTGAAGCAGGATTTAAGAAATCTATTAAGCAGAAATCTTTAAAAGACAAGCTTAAAGATGCAGAAAAGGAGTATATTTTAGAAGCATTATGTATAAGCGTAAATAACGTTACTAGGGCTGCAGAACTTCTTAAAATTCCAAGACAAACTTTGCAGAGCAAAATGAAGAGACTAAAAATAAAATGA
- a CDS encoding ribose-5-phosphate isomerase has translation MDKFFKKEDKYATILDVICSIKGISHEELFKILKDRESKYLLFLLLKKYRCTDMDVLNRDFSIDSKKSISYNMKKAEEKFFINKEFRDMYFEAEGIIEKVIE, from the coding sequence ATGGACAAGTTTTTTAAAAAAGAAGATAAATATGCAACAATATTAGATGTAATATGCAGTATAAAGGGAATAAGCCATGAGGAATTGTTTAAAATTTTAAAAGATAGAGAAAGTAAATATTTATTATTTTTGCTTTTAAAAAAATATAGATGTACAGATATGGATGTGCTTAACAGAGACTTTTCTATAGACAGTAAAAAATCTATTAGTTATAACATGAAGAAAGCTGAAGAAAAGTTTTTTATAAATAAGGAATTCAGGGACATGTATTTTGAGGCCGAAGGAATAATTGAAAAAGTAATAGAATGA
- a CDS encoding CTP synthase, with amino-acid sequence MSKNTKYIFVTGGVVSSLGKGITAASLGRLLKNRGLKVSIQKFDPYLNVDPGTMSPYQHGEVFVTDDGAETDLDLGHYERFIDENLSKNSNVTTGKIYWSVISKERKGEYLGGTVQVIPHITNEIKTRVYRVSKERDVDVVITEIGGTVGDIESQPFLEAIRQIKYEVGEENVCFIHVTLVPYLGKAGELKTKPTQHSVKELRSIGIQPDIIVCRSEKPLSEDLKGKIGLFCNLEGKSVIQNLDAENLYEVPLMLHEEGLDVLVCKKLHLNCSSIDNSEWTAMVNKLKNLSRTVNIALVGKYVELHDAYISVVEALNHGGLHSDASVNIKWINSVEINETNVEAFLSNVDGILVPGGFGDRGVEGKIEAIRYARENKVPFLGICLGMQCAVIEFARNVAGYKDAHSFEIDPETNYPVIDLMPEQKDIDEMGGTMRLGLYPCKLSKGTFSAAAYGEELIYERHRHRYEYNNEYRRQLTEAGFIIAGTSPDGRLVEIVEVKDHPWFVGVQFHPELKSRPNRPHALFREFIKAAINNKE; translated from the coding sequence ATGAGCAAGAATACTAAATACATATTTGTAACAGGCGGAGTTGTTTCTTCACTAGGAAAGGGCATTACAGCAGCATCATTAGGAAGACTACTAAAAAACAGAGGATTAAAAGTTTCTATTCAAAAGTTTGACCCATATTTGAACGTTGACCCAGGAACTATGAGTCCTTACCAGCATGGCGAGGTGTTCGTAACAGATGATGGTGCTGAAACGGACTTAGACTTAGGTCACTATGAAAGGTTTATCGATGAAAACTTGAGCAAAAACAGCAATGTAACTACTGGAAAGATTTATTGGTCTGTAATATCAAAGGAAAGAAAAGGGGAGTATCTTGGAGGAACCGTTCAAGTTATACCTCATATAACAAATGAAATAAAGACCAGAGTTTACAGAGTTTCTAAGGAAAGAGATGTTGATGTGGTTATTACTGAAATAGGTGGAACAGTTGGGGATATCGAATCACAGCCATTTTTAGAAGCTATTAGGCAAATAAAGTATGAAGTGGGAGAGGAAAACGTATGTTTTATACATGTGACTCTTGTACCATACTTAGGGAAGGCTGGGGAACTAAAAACTAAACCAACCCAGCACTCAGTTAAGGAGCTAAGGAGTATTGGCATTCAGCCTGACATTATAGTATGCCGTTCTGAAAAACCATTATCTGAGGATTTAAAAGGAAAAATAGGTTTGTTCTGCAACCTTGAAGGAAAATCAGTTATACAAAATCTTGATGCGGAGAATCTTTATGAAGTGCCACTTATGCTTCATGAGGAGGGTTTAGATGTTTTGGTTTGCAAAAAGCTTCACTTAAACTGCAGCTCTATTGATAATAGTGAGTGGACAGCTATGGTTAACAAATTGAAGAATTTATCTAGGACTGTGAATATTGCATTAGTCGGAAAATATGTAGAACTACATGATGCTTATATTTCTGTTGTAGAAGCACTAAATCACGGTGGGCTTCACAGTGATGCGTCGGTTAATATTAAATGGATTAACTCTGTGGAGATTAACGAAACCAATGTGGAAGCTTTTTTATCTAATGTAGATGGAATTTTGGTTCCTGGAGGTTTTGGAGATAGAGGAGTAGAGGGAAAGATTGAAGCTATAAGATATGCTCGTGAAAATAAGGTGCCTTTCCTTGGAATCTGTCTTGGAATGCAGTGCGCTGTTATTGAGTTTGCTAGAAATGTGGCAGGCTATAAGGATGCACATAGCTTTGAAATAGATCCAGAAACTAATTACCCAGTTATAGATCTTATGCCAGAACAGAAGGATATAGATGAAATGGGAGGAACTATGAGGCTTGGTTTATATCCTTGCAAGCTTTCAAAGGGTACTTTCTCGGCAGCAGCATATGGCGAAGAACTTATTTATGAAAGACACAGGCATAGATACGAATATAACAATGAATATCGAAGACAGCTAACGGAAGCTGGCTTTATAATTGCCGGAACAAGCCCGGATGGACGATTAGTTGAAATAGTTGAAGTTAAGGATCATCCGTGGTTTGTTGGAGTTCAATTTCATCCTGAATTGAAATCAAGACCAAACAGGCCGCATGCATTATTTAGAGAGTTTATAAAAGCAGCTATTAATAATAAAGAATAA
- the rho gene encoding transcription termination factor Rho, with translation MLNNDYESMTLTELREMAKELGVKNISKFKKAELIDEIKKLSPVSIEKDGVILREKITPKKVEEPVIETKPIAEAVEVKAEPEAETITYEQKRERLRELIDESDTARGVLEVIENNFGFLRGDNYLSGPNDIYISPSQIRRFNLRTGDMVEGKVRTPKEGEKFKALLYVQSVNGENPERAVGRKRFETLTPIYPEERLKLETTSLDLSSRLMDIISPIGKGQRGIIVAPPKAGKTTLLKKVANSIARNHPEVKLIVLLIDERPEEVTDMQRSIKGEVIYSTFDEEPDHHAKVAEMVLERAKRMVEQGQDVVILLDSLTRLSRAYNLTITPTGRTLSGGLDPGALINPKKFFGAARNIEEGGSLTILATALVDTGSRMDDMVFEEFKGTGNMEVHLDRKLQERRIFPAIDIYKSGTRREDLLLTQKEQEVAFNIRKVMYSGNATETVTEKLIALMSKTKSNDEFMEMFIKLDILSKDNGKEKWER, from the coding sequence TTGCTTAACAATGACTATGAAAGTATGACCCTGACTGAACTTAGAGAAATGGCTAAGGAGTTGGGTGTTAAAAACATATCTAAATTTAAAAAAGCAGAGCTTATTGATGAAATAAAAAAGCTTTCGCCAGTGTCTATTGAAAAAGATGGTGTGATTTTAAGAGAAAAGATAACACCCAAAAAGGTAGAAGAACCAGTTATTGAAACTAAACCGATTGCTGAAGCTGTTGAGGTTAAAGCTGAGCCTGAAGCAGAAACAATAACTTATGAACAAAAGAGAGAAAGGCTTAGAGAGCTAATTGACGAATCGGATACTGCAAGAGGTGTCCTAGAAGTTATAGAAAATAACTTCGGATTTTTAAGAGGGGACAATTATCTTTCAGGACCAAATGATATTTATATATCTCCATCCCAAATAAGAAGATTCAATTTAAGAACTGGGGATATGGTTGAAGGAAAGGTTAGAACTCCAAAGGAAGGCGAAAAGTTTAAGGCGCTCTTGTACGTTCAGAGCGTGAATGGAGAAAACCCAGAAAGAGCAGTTGGAAGAAAGCGTTTCGAAACTCTAACTCCAATATATCCAGAAGAAAGACTTAAGCTTGAAACTACTTCCCTAGATCTATCCTCAAGACTTATGGATATAATCTCACCTATAGGAAAAGGACAAAGAGGAATCATTGTGGCACCTCCAAAAGCAGGTAAAACAACACTTCTTAAAAAAGTTGCCAACAGTATAGCAAGAAATCATCCAGAAGTTAAATTAATAGTTTTATTAATAGATGAAAGACCAGAAGAAGTTACAGATATGCAGCGTTCAATAAAAGGAGAGGTTATTTACTCAACTTTTGACGAGGAGCCAGATCATCACGCAAAGGTAGCCGAAATGGTACTTGAAAGAGCCAAGAGAATGGTGGAGCAGGGGCAGGACGTTGTTATACTTCTAGACAGCTTGACAAGGCTTTCAAGAGCTTATAACCTTACAATAACACCAACAGGTAGAACTCTTTCAGGAGGACTTGATCCGGGTGCTTTAATAAATCCTAAAAAGTTTTTTGGTGCAGCTAGAAATATTGAAGAGGGTGGAAGTTTAACTATTCTTGCTACAGCGCTTGTAGACACAGGCAGTAGAATGGATGACATGGTATTTGAGGAGTTTAAGGGAACAGGAAACATGGAAGTTCATCTAGATAGAAAGCTTCAGGAAAGAAGAATATTCCCAGCTATCGATATCTACAAATCCGGAACAAGAAGAGAAGATTTGCTGCTTACTCAAAAAGAGCAGGAGGTTGCTTTCAATATAAGAAAGGTTATGTACAGCGGCAACGCTACTGAGACTGTAACTGAAAAGCTTATAGCTCTAATGTCTAAAACTAAGAGCAATGATGAATTCATGGAAATGTTTATAAAGCTTGATATTTTAAGTAAAGACAATGGAAAAGAAAAATGGGAAAGATAA
- the rpmE gene encoding 50S ribosomal protein L31: protein MREGIHPNYNHDAVVKCACGNTFTTGSVKQELKVEICSKCHPFYTGKQKIMDVGGRVEKFRKKFNLTEE, encoded by the coding sequence ATGAGAGAAGGCATACATCCAAATTACAACCATGATGCTGTTGTTAAGTGTGCATGTGGAAATACTTTTACAACTGGTTCAGTTAAACAGGAACTTAAAGTTGAAATATGCTCAAAGTGCCACCCATTCTATACTGGAAAACAAAAAATCATGGATGTTGGCGGAAGAGTTGAAAAGTTCAGAAAGAAATTCAACCTTACAGAAGAATAA
- a CDS encoding thymidine kinase — MSKLYFRYGAMNCGKSTNLLQVAHNYEERGMKVIIIKPKTDTKGGNKVVSRLGVTKEVDLLIAEEQNVYDEVENWIERNGKVDCILVDEVQFFKKKHIDQFFEIAVLMDIPAICYGLRTDFQGNGFEGSSRLLLLAHSIEELKNICECGNKAMMNGRMVNGKFVFEGKQVAIDKEDNIEYHALCPKCFLKYKKEYERDRNYN; from the coding sequence ATGAGCAAGCTATATTTCAGATATGGTGCGATGAACTGTGGAAAATCAACAAACCTACTGCAGGTTGCACATAACTATGAAGAAAGAGGAATGAAAGTTATTATTATAAAACCTAAGACAGATACAAAGGGTGGAAATAAAGTTGTTTCAAGACTTGGGGTCACTAAAGAAGTGGACTTGCTGATAGCTGAGGAACAAAATGTATATGATGAAGTTGAGAACTGGATAGAGCGTAATGGAAAAGTGGATTGTATTTTGGTTGATGAGGTGCAATTCTTTAAGAAAAAACATATAGACCAGTTTTTTGAAATTGCTGTTTTAATGGATATACCTGCTATATGCTATGGTCTTAGGACAGATTTTCAGGGAAATGGTTTTGAAGGAAGTTCAAGACTTCTTCTTTTAGCTCACAGCATAGAGGAACTTAAGAACATTTGTGAGTGTGGCAACAAGGCTATGATGAATGGAAGAATGGTTAACGGCAAATTTGTCTTTGAGGGTAAGCAGGTTGCAATAGATAAGGAAGATAATATAGAATATCATGCCCTATGTCCAAAATGTTTTTTAAAATATAAAAAGGAATATGAAAGAGATCGCAATTATAATTAG
- a CDS encoding DUF1385 domain-containing protein, giving the protein MSKKTSVGGQAVIEGVMMRGSSGVATAVRKSDGEIVIDKSNVIPITKKYKALGLPVIRGFVSLIDSLIVGIKTLNYSASFFEEEGEASKFDKWFENKFKEKSNDILAGISLVLSLGFSVLLFFLLPTFAANFFKKAFEMNAVLLNIIEGIIRVSLFLLYIYLIGKLEDIKRVYEYHGAEHKTIFCYENNVELTPENAKRFGRLHPRCGTNFLFLVMIVSIILFSLTGWNSLWERIMYRIILLPVVSGVTYEIIRWMGKGKSKLAAVLAYPGLMLQKLTTKEPDLSQLEVAIAALKAAEGIEETKVEGKIEVDNIEGTTTAS; this is encoded by the coding sequence ATGAGTAAAAAGACTAGTGTTGGCGGGCAGGCTGTTATTGAAGGTGTAATGATGAGGGGAAGCAGTGGAGTTGCTACTGCTGTCAGGAAATCCGATGGTGAAATAGTTATAGATAAATCCAATGTAATTCCTATTACAAAGAAGTACAAGGCTTTGGGGTTACCTGTTATAAGAGGGTTTGTGTCTCTTATAGATTCCCTCATAGTTGGTATTAAGACTTTAAATTATTCAGCCTCCTTCTTTGAAGAGGAAGGAGAGGCATCCAAGTTTGACAAATGGTTTGAAAACAAGTTTAAAGAAAAGAGCAATGATATATTAGCAGGAATTTCGTTAGTTTTATCTTTAGGATTTTCTGTTTTATTGTTCTTTTTGCTTCCAACTTTTGCTGCCAACTTTTTTAAGAAAGCTTTTGAGATGAATGCTGTATTGCTTAATATAATTGAGGGTATAATTAGAGTTAGTTTATTTCTTTTATACATTTACCTAATAGGTAAGCTTGAAGATATTAAGAGAGTTTATGAATATCACGGAGCAGAACATAAAACTATATTTTGCTACGAGAATAATGTAGAGCTTACTCCAGAAAATGCTAAAAGGTTTGGAAGACTTCATCCAAGATGCGGAACTAACTTCTTGTTTTTAGTTATGATAGTGAGTATAATTTTATTTTCTTTAACAGGTTGGAACTCCTTATGGGAGAGAATAATGTATAGAATTATTTTACTTCCTGTGGTTTCTGGAGTGACTTATGAAATAATACGCTGGATGGGCAAGGGAAAGAGCAAACTTGCGGCTGTATTAGCTTATCCTGGGCTTATGCTTCAAAAACTCACAACAAAAGAACCGGATTTAAGCCAATTAGAGGTTGCCATTGCAGCGCTAAAGGCAGCGGAAGGCATAGAAGAGACAAAAGTGGAAGGGAAAATTGAGGTTGATAATATTGAAGGTACAACAACTGCTAGCTAA
- the prmC gene encoding peptide chain release factor N(5)-glutamine methyltransferase — translation MKVQQLLAKGYESLKEQNIESYMLDCQIILGKVLNLDRMSIIMNRELEVDEEKAEKYFELVKRRKAKMPIKYIIEKAEFMGLDFYVTEGVLIPRPDTEILVEEVINEIKVNNFTDICDVCCGSGAIGLSIAKVMDFAKIYCCDISEIAEKVTLKNIERLDLKSNVKFIHSDLLTFALEEKLQFDMIVSNPPYIRTDVIPTLMDDVKDYEPYIALWGGEDGLDFYRKITEQSLKVLKSSGVLAYEIGYDQGEEVSKILLESGYTNVRVVKDLAGHDRVVIGRANYNSIY, via the coding sequence TTGAAGGTACAACAACTGCTAGCTAAAGGTTACGAAAGCTTAAAAGAGCAAAATATTGAAAGTTATATGCTAGACTGTCAGATTATCTTAGGCAAGGTTTTGAATTTAGATAGAATGTCAATAATTATGAATAGGGAGCTTGAAGTTGATGAGGAAAAGGCAGAAAAATACTTTGAACTTGTAAAGAGAAGAAAGGCTAAAATGCCTATAAAGTATATAATAGAAAAAGCAGAATTTATGGGCTTGGATTTTTATGTTACGGAAGGGGTACTGATTCCACGACCTGACACTGAAATTTTGGTGGAAGAAGTTATTAATGAAATTAAGGTGAATAATTTTACTGATATATGCGATGTTTGCTGCGGAAGTGGGGCCATTGGTTTATCTATTGCTAAGGTTATGGATTTTGCAAAGATTTATTGCTGTGATATTTCTGAGATAGCTGAAAAGGTGACTTTGAAAAATATTGAAAGATTAGACCTTAAGAGTAACGTGAAATTTATCCATAGTGATCTTTTAACCTTTGCCTTAGAAGAAAAACTTCAGTTTGATATGATAGTTTCAAATCCGCCTTATATAAGAACTGATGTAATTCCAACGCTTATGGATGATGTTAAAGACTACGAACCATATATTGCTCTCTGGGGCGGTGAGGACGGACTTGATTTCTATAGAAAAATAACGGAACAGAGCTTGAAGGTTTTAAAATCTAGTGGAGTTTTAGCTTACGAGATAGGATACGACCAAGGTGAAGAGGTTAGTAAGATTCTTCTTGAGAGTGGATATACTAATGTAAGAGTGGTAAAAGATTTAGCAGGACACGACAGAGTTGTTATTGGAAGAGCGAACTATAACTCAATCTATTGA